The window CTCTGCCTCTGCCTCTATCAGCTGCCTTTCTTGAACCTGAGCTTCCAAATCCTTTCAAATCCACTTCAACATATAACATAGAATATCTCATATCATGTTAGTCACAAACAAGTGTATATATATTGCGTTCATGAACAAGGAACAGATACTAACCTTAGGCAGTGTCTGCAGTGGGCTCATCAAGCGATTCAAGAGAAGGGGAAGATAATCAACACGAAGAGTCTCCCTGTGGTCAATGTTTACGTTAGTCAGAAAGTtggaatcaaatatatatattatatcacaTGGCAGGAGGTCAAGAAAGTTGACTCTGGATGAAATATGAAGAGAGGCAACGTAGCAGTTAAATACACAAGGTTTAATATCATCATATTCTAGGCAGCTTCAGAGCTACAAAAGGCTCATACCATAACCATATGTAACTGGAAGCATGCATAAGTAAACCCTAGTAACagttctacatcaacagaatcCAGCAAAACTATTTTCTCGAGGCAGATGTTTCTAAGTTAGGGTTATATCCAAGCGAAATCGAACCCTTGATTCACCTCCGGCGAATTGTCCGGCTACAAGCGATTTAGttgaagtagaagaagaagaaacggtCGCCGTGTAATGCACAGCTCTCTAACGcagtaaaaaataattttttttactgtctaagtttttttaaatgaaacccTTGCTTTACGAAAAAACGTGTGATAGAAGCTGTAAAGTTTACAATGTTAACATTTTAACCCAATCCTACCTCTCTCTCTGACTAAAATCATGGCAGCTACACAGCTTGTTTGTTGAGCTATACAAAAGGTAAAGATTAGAGAATAGATTGTAGTTGTTTAGAGGTTATGTACTTAACCAGTAGTAAAACTCTTGATTTCACACATATATGGAGTATACAAATTTGTTTTAAccattaaaaatacaataacaaTACTAATGGTAGATGTTGCCTGTGAGGTTGTGATGGCATTCACAAGACTGGACAATTTCTAAACGCAATGCTTATCAAAGCAATGAAGAGTAACACGAACATATCTTTCTGAAGAAAAAAGACATTCCAAAAAGAAGATGTTTCCTTTAACTTTCATGGTCAAGAGCCAAAGACTGACACAAAGTTCAACAACAATTAGAAAATATCCCACAAGGGTAAGGGTTTTGTTGAAAGGCATTTCCCTATTCTTCCTACTCTAATTGAATATAGTTTAATGAAATAATCTGACACCCACTTTTGTATAAGTAAAATTAATTCCCCGCAACACGACCtcagctcttcttcttcttctgtttgcAAGCCCCAACAAACAGCTGCTCTGATCTTTATCATGTACTGAATGAGAATCAAGCCAATGATGTTTCTTAAATAagcttccctcacaatggcaaaACTTCACGTACCTTACCTCTTTCTTGTCCTTTTCAGCTTCTGGTTCATTATTCTTCTACTAAACGTTTATAGAACAGAACGTAAGCAGCCGAGGTCTTGATCTTCTCTTGGCTGATCTGGTTGACATGGCTATCATCAAAGTCATACCATCGATCTCCCCCATGCTGCAAAAGAAAAGATGAATCAAATGAGTTATAGATTCAAAAATCGTATGGAGTCAACCCAATAGACTTGGAAATTATGAGCCTGTTAGCACAAGTAATATCCTCCTCTTAAACGTTGAGACATACACGAGGAAGTATAGATGGATTTATCACTTACGTGAACATATGCAGTGTAATGACCACCTCCCATACCCCCATAGTGATTGCTAATCGCATAGAGCATGTACCGATAAGTTGTCTGCCCGTTCTTGTAGGAGATGTAGCTTGACAGATCAAGACCATCTATCGGGAAGTCCACAAAGGCCTCCAGCTTGTTCTTCATAAACCGGCTATAAGAAAACCTCTTCAGATGAATCACCAGTATCTCTGGCAACCTCCAGAGATCCAACTTTTTAATGGCTTGTCGGTGTTCTTTACAGCCAGGACAATACCTAAAACCATTATGACTCATGTCAGATACCTGGATATCTAAAAGAAATATCGAAATCAACTGCACTAGGTGTGCGATTGTCAAAAGATTTCACTCTATCAAAAAGCTGAGTATAGATTCGAGAATGGTTTTGATCCTTAACTCACCACATGTCATCAGGACCGAGAGGCTCCTCCGTCAAGAATGCTTCAAGGCACTTGTAAAGCGAGACGGTTTCCTGGGGTCTCTTAGTTTCAAATTTGGAAACCTCGGGTAAGGAGCTCAGTAGACAAGTATCATAAACGTCTAGCTCTTTTACTGGCCAACGTGCAAGCACATTCAGCCGCTTGGATTTAATATTTACAGGCTTTTCTTTCAATATCTCAGATTCTATTGAGCCTCCTCTGTCGTCGGTTAGGTAAAGCCTCAACACAGGGTCTGGAACAGACTCAGTAGTCTCCTTCACATCAGTGGAACTTTTATCCTCAGCTGAAGTAGTACCATCCGTACCTGCTTTATCTGTCGCTTCTTCTTCGGTAGGACTTTCAAGATTCTCTGTGAAGACTTCAGTAGGCATCTTAAATGAACTAAGCAACTTACGGTACATGTTCTCAACATCAAATCCATTCTCGACATTACAAAGCCTCGAGACCAAGGGGATTCCAAATCCCTTCCAAGTTGGGCTTGATTTCCCACAGATGAACTGCCTGAAGAAACATTGAAACGGTTACATATTTGGCACCCCCAAGATATAAATTTGAAACTGCAGCACCACTAGTTAATTGTACAATAGCATGTTAGAGATGCATTATACAAAAGTAAGAGCTATAAATATTGGTTGCTGAGGAAAGTGCATGTAGTGCagtttaaatttatgtttaccACATGAACAAGCAAATAATGTCTAACTAGTTTGCCTTGATGAGAACCTTGCTTAGCATTTGAATACTAGGCAAACTTACTCTTCCAGCTTCTGATGCATAAATACAATCAAAGGAGAATCGTTTGCATCTTTCTTTAACCGATACACGACAAGTTTGTCACCATCTCTGATCAAGGACAATGAATCTGTAGGATCCTCCAGGACACGAAGAATCCGATTGTTGTACACCTACAAAAGAAATACCGAACGATGAGGGTTTACTTTATAAGTTTGTGGATAAGATAATAAGATTGAAGTTGCTTGCTGTGAAGGGTAAAGGTCAGAGATATTTGGAGGAAGGCTTCTGTAGATGGTTTGAGACGAGAAGGCCTCATTCATAGTTTATAAGATCTAGATGTAGATCGTTTCATTACTCTGACTTTGTATAAAGCAAACTCTAGAAGCACTTGATGTAACACAGGTTTTTTCCGATCGAATAAATTTTGCATtcattcgaaaaaaaaaaaaaaaaaaaccgaacgAAGAGAAAGTTACAAATGATCTGCCTAAACAATAAGACCCAAGGCGTCAAATATAGCATATGATATAGAAATATACCTCAGTAACCATTAAAGTCTCGTCCTCTGGCAAAGAGCAGGCACTTACAAGAGCTTTCTGAAGATCTTCAAATTTCCCAAACTTGGGAACGTTGACAGTCACTGAGACAGGCAGACTACCTCCATCGGCACTCATGACTGTTAAATCCATTGTTCGAATTGACGTGCATGGCAAAGGTAGCGATAGGTACATGAACGGATCAAACATAACAGAAACCTTTTTGCAAATAGGACAAACTAATGTTGACTTGTACTGGCCCTACAATCAGAAATGCATACCAATGTCAGGATAAATTATTAGCAAATGCACTGAATCAAAGAAGATGAGGATATCCAGGATGATAAAAGTTGATGACATAGTCAGACGACTCAGACCATATTAAACACAAAGCAATTCATTAAAGAAATTGTGCAGAGAGAACTATCTAATAACTTGACAAAGTTAACAACAGGGTAATATGATCCCATTCAAGAGGATAAAATTGCACTGCCAACCTGATGGAAGAATTTTCAAACATATGCAGCTTAGATCAAATGAAACGTGAAACCTAAAAATACTACCCATCTTGAGCCATCCAACACATTTTCAAGCTGAATTCAAACTAACTAAAGTTTCCTAATGTGCAGTCGAACCCAATCCTTAGCGTGATTGTTGGCAGAGGTATATAAACAATTTGGGAACCTGAGATATTTACTTGGCACACATCAACAATTATTGAATCATTCCGAGCCATATGATTTCGCCAATATTCATCAGCCACTTCTTCGTCTGGACGGCCATCTCCATCTTTTGCTTCCACATAAGGCTTGTTCTTTACACGGTTTAAGTCCTCGTGAAGTCCATCCAACAAGAAAGCTAGAAGTTCCTGCAACCAAATCAGAAACCAGAAACACATGAATGGAATATCCCAATATGCAGTTTTAATGCTGAGAAACAGGAAAAAACATCAGGAAGGCTCACTTAATTCCAGATTCTAAGTGTTTTCCCTGACCTGCGAATCATGCTGATTAAAGCCACTAAACTGAGGAGCAAATCGACCAAGTTTTGCTTTAAATGTTCTTGGGGCCACTGTTGATGCACCTGGAGCCCACAAACTCCTTAACAAGTCACCAAAAGCTAAGGCGATCTCACCCTGCCAGAAGAAAATATGATCGGTGAGGCTAACCAAGAAGCAAAAGAATATATTAATTAGCACGGCACATATTTATACAAAGAACCATAGATTGGCATACTTTCATTCCTAATGGGTTCTCCAGATTTATTTCTCTGATGTACTCTCCAAGAAAGAAATCAACAAGCTTTGGTGTATGAGCCAAGCACTGAAGGGAGCTGTTCATGAAACAAGTATTTCCCAGATTCTGCAAGCCTGTCAGCCCCAAAGTTCCGGCTTCTCCAGCTTTTCCCAAAAAGCTCAAAGAATGACTCCGTCCAAATCTGAAAGTTGTGCCATTGGTAATTCCGTTGGTTTGCTGTGTGGAACCATCTTCTTTTTTCGATTCCTTCAACGTAATGGAGTCTGATAACCC of the Brassica rapa cultivar Chiifu-401-42 chromosome A03, CAAS_Brap_v3.01, whole genome shotgun sequence genome contains:
- the LOC103856492 gene encoding ubiquitin carboxyl-terminal hydrolase 8, whose amino-acid sequence is MSVASTSEESPDSAQRIDSFNGQQSVYFVPFRWWKDAQESMPCESVEKREILYTAATTGSSYGGPMKLINNIFNSDILFDLRREGDALQSGETGEATVSGRDFALVSSDMWLQALKWHHNDKINEKGVKSFSSGGVDRGDVYPVQLRLSVLQETSSLAVKICKKDNSVECFRRACKIFSLDSEQLRIWDISGQTTLFFQKDMNNSKACQQQTDQEILLELQIYGLSDSITLKESKKEDGSTQQTNGITNGTTFRFGRSHSLSFLGKAGEAGTLGLTGLQNLGNTCFMNSSLQCLAHTPKLVDFFLGEYIREINLENPLGMKGEIALAFGDLLRSLWAPGASTVAPRTFKAKLGRFAPQFSGFNQHDSQELLAFLLDGLHEDLNRVKNKPYVEAKDGDGRPDEEVADEYWRNHMARNDSIIVDVCQGQYKSTLVCPICKKVSVMFDPFMYLSLPLPCTSIRTMDLTVMSADGGSLPVSVTVNVPKFGKFEDLQKALVSACSLPEDETLMVTEVYNNRILRVLEDPTDSLSLIRDGDKLVVYRLKKDANDSPLIVFMHQKLEEQFICGKSSPTWKGFGIPLVSRLCNVENGFDVENMYRKLLSSFKMPTEVFTENLESPTEEEATDKAGTDGTTSAEDKSSTDVKETTESVPDPVLRLYLTDDRGGSIESEILKEKPVNIKSKRLNVLARWPVKELDVYDTCLLSSLPEVSKFETKRPQETVSLYKCLEAFLTEEPLGPDDMWYCPGCKEHRQAIKKLDLWRLPEILVIHLKRFSYSRFMKNKLEAFVDFPIDGLDLSSYISYKNGQTTYRYMLYAISNHYGGMGGGHYTAYVHHGGDRWYDFDDSHVNQISQEKIKTSAAYVLFYKRLVEE